The following proteins are co-located in the Hydractinia symbiolongicarpus strain clone_291-10 chromosome 7, HSymV2.1, whole genome shotgun sequence genome:
- the LOC130649134 gene encoding probable serine/threonine-protein kinase DDB_G0275165 isoform X2, giving the protein MFYNRIFGVLLTVTCVEVLYIERNFRGDIIADISRDECLERENTQWKWGYGYGYGYCKCKSGYETAVVEKGKVKCKKRSDILKLFDSSRCTIFGYYTSKTKISMVQETFFLKDEPKKLQNCLRSTRSGIDLIYPKKEVIPVTWYYRPQRHPHIQIKNWNKNKYAGYLFRLNNVCNGICVVAKFNGEVYIDEAAKKSTTKTTATTTITKTTITTTTTTTTTTTTTTPTTTTTTAKKATTTTITVPKQKTSSRLSSIKTDVSATTNLTSMQGEHNSTSIDTPLLVGIVIAALILILVVLGIAVITRRHKKTKTKNKSKPLEMENPRYECFTPAAANRMICTDTTNQTATYSPVYEIPKIKERPQKDQPKPVYVETEPEYDDATYAQEKLEEYLASKRPVYAKINKN; this is encoded by the exons atgttttacaacCGCATATTTGGTGTTTTGCTAACTGTCACATGTGTTGAAGTGTTATACATTGAAAGGAATTTCCGTGGAGACATCATAGCAGATATTAGTCGCGATGAATGTCTAGAACGTGAGAATACACAATGGAAATGGGGTTACGGTTACGGTTACGGTTATTGCAAATGTAAAAGTGGATATGAAACAGCAGTTGTTGAGAAGGGAAAAGTTAAATGTAAAAAACGAAGTGACATATTAAAATTATTCG ATTCGTCAAGATGCACAATTTTTGGATACTATACATCTAAAACCAAAATTTCTATGGTTCAAGAGACTTTCTTCTTAAAAGATGAACCAAAGAAATTGCAAAACTGTTTGCGGTCAACTAGATCTGGAATTGATTTAATATATCCAAAAAAGGAAGTTATTCCTGTTACTTGGTATTATCGCCCACAACGTCACCCACAC atACAAATCAAAAACTGGAACAAGAACAAATATGCTGGTTATTTGTTTAGGCTTAACAACGTGTGCAATGGAATATGTGTTGTTGCAAAATTTAACGGAGAAG TATATATTGACGAAGCAGCAAagaaatcaacaacaaaaacaacagcaacaacaacaataacaaaaacaacaataacaaccacaacaacaaccacaactACCACAACTACcacaacaccaacaacaacaacaacaacagcaaaaaaagcaacgacaacaacaataacagtaccaaaacaaaaaacatcaaGTAGATTATCATCCATAAAAACAGACGTATCAGCAACAACAAACTTAACTTCAATGCAAGGTGAACACAACAGCACCTCCATTGACACACCATTATTAGTTGGTATAGTAATCGCAGCATTGATTCTCATTCTTGTGGTATTGGGTATTGCAGTTATAACAAG acggcataaaaaaacaaag ACTAAGAACAAGTCAAAACCATTGGAGATGGAAAACCCACGTTATGAATGTTTCACTCCAGCCGCTGCAA ACCGCATGATATGCACTGATACAACAAACCAAACA GCGACATATTCACCCGTTTATGAAATTCCGAAAATTAAGGAACGACCCCAAAAAGACCAACCTAAACCGGTATACGTTGAAACAGAACCAGAATACGATGATGCAACATATGCTCAAGAAAAGTTAGAAGAATATCTTGCATCGAAACGTCCTGTTtatgcaaaaataaacaaaaattag
- the LOC130649134 gene encoding uncharacterized protein LOC130649134 isoform X1 has product MFSLSLSIACCPNVISLSIAPCHNVLSLCLLHVVTMFSLCLLHVVTMFSLCTLHVITMFSLCVSIARCHNVLSLCLLHVVTMFSLSVYYMLSQCSLSLCLLHVVTMFSLCTLHVITMFSLSLSIARCHNVLSLCVYCTLSQCSLSFCVYCTLSQCSLSAHCTLSQCSLSLCLLHVVTMFSLSVSIACCHNVLSLCVYCTLSQCSLSAHCTLSQCSLSLCLLHVVTMFSLSVSIARCHNVLSLHIAHCHNVLSLSIARCHNVLSLCLLHVVTMFSLCVSIARCHNVLSLHISRCHNVLSLRLLHVVTMFSLSVYRTLSRFSLCVCLFSVYIDEAAKKSTTKTTATTTITKTTITTTTTTTTTTTTTTPTTTTTTAKKATTTTITVPKQKTSSRLSSIKTDVSATTNLTSMQGEHNSTSIDTPLLVGIVIAALILILVVLGIAVITRRHKKTKTKNKSKPLEMENPRYECFTPAAANRMICTDTTNQTATYSPVYEIPKIKERPQKDQPKPVYVETEPEYDDATYAQEKLEEYLASKRPVYAKINKN; this is encoded by the exons atgttctctctCTCTCTGTCTATTGCATGTTGTCCCAATGTTATCTCTCTGTCTATCGCACCTTGCCACAATGTTCTCTCTCTCTGTCTATTGCACGttgtcacaatgttctctctCTGTCTATTGCACGttgtcacaatgttctctctCTGCACATTGCACGTTATCACAATGTTCTCTCTCTGTGTGTCTATTGCACGttgtcacaatgttctctctCTCTGTCTATTACATGttgtcacaatgttctctctCTCTGTCTATTACATGttgtcacaatgttctctctCTCTGTGTCTATTGCACGttgtcacaatgttctctctCTGCACATTGCACGTTATCACAATGTTCTCTCTCTCTCTGTCTATTGCACGttgtcacaatgttctctctCTCTGTGTCTATTGCACGttgtcacaatgttctctctCTTTCTGTGTCTATTGCACGttgtcacaatgttctctctCTGCACATTGCACGTTATCACAATGTTCTCTCTCTCTCTGTCTATTGCACGttgtcacaatgttctctctCTCTGTGTCTATTGCATGttgtcacaatgttctctctCTCTGTGTCTATTGCACGttgtcacaatgttctctctCTGCACATTGCACGTTATCACAATGTTCTCTCTCTCTCTGTCTATTGCACGttgtcacaatgttctctctCTCTGTGTCTATTGCACGttgtcacaatgttctctctCTGCACATTGCACAttgtcacaatgttctctctCTGTCTATTGCACGttgtcacaatgttctctctCTGTGTCTATTGCACGttgtcacaatgttctctctCTGTGTGTCTATTGCACGttgtcacaatgttctctctCTGCACATTTCACGttgtcacaatgttctctctCTCCGTCTATTGCACGttgtcacaatgttctctctTTCTGTCTATCGCACATTGTCACGATTTTCTCTGTGTGTGTGTCTATTTTCAGTATATATTGACGAAGCAGCAAagaaatcaacaacaaaaacaacagcaacaacaacaataacaaaaacaacaataacaaccacaacaacaaccacaactACCACAACTACcacaacaccaacaacaacaacaacaacagcaaaaaaagcaacgacaacaacaataacagtaccaaaacaaaaaacatcaaGTAGATTATCATCCATAAAAACAGACGTATCAGCAACAACAAACTTAACTTCAATGCAAGGTGAACACAACAGCACCTCCATTGACACACCATTATTAGTTGGTATAGTAATCGCAGCATTGATTCTCATTCTTGTGGTATTGGGTATTGCAGTTATAACAAG acggcataaaaaaacaaag ACTAAGAACAAGTCAAAACCATTGGAGATGGAAAACCCACGTTATGAATGTTTCACTCCAGCCGCTGCAA ACCGCATGATATGCACTGATACAACAAACCAAACA GCGACATATTCACCCGTTTATGAAATTCCGAAAATTAAGGAACGACCCCAAAAAGACCAACCTAAACCGGTATACGTTGAAACAGAACCAGAATACGATGATGCAACATATGCTCAAGAAAAGTTAGAAGAATATCTTGCATCGAAACGTCCTGTTtatgcaaaaataaacaaaaattag
- the LOC130649397 gene encoding uncharacterized protein LOC130649397 yields MVYKYLCVLLVLSYTEMLFIERKLGGDVITGISFDDCAEDNTKKWINEKCVCITGYETAIVIKGIIQCKNRSDILNFFDSSDCTIFGHNTYETRIVAVRNTSDFFLNDKQNKVLKHCKSINSGIDLIYPEKKEIPANWTLFNSKDSPPLITITNWNKEKYAGYLFRLNNVCKGMCVVAKFDEEVEISRTTKQSTTTTKTSLTTQKTSVKTAVSTTTNITSARSEENSSSIDIPLLVGIIIAALILILVVLGIVITTRRYRKTKDRKKHKPQPMEMGNPEYEYVSSTAANVIMSSDTTNQTASHVYERPIIKDKPHQRPSEPVYFETEPEYHDATYAQEKLEEYQATKRPVYAEINKNI; encoded by the exons AtggtttataaatatttatgtgTGCTTTTAGTTTTGTCATATACTGAAATGTTATTCATTGAACGAAAATTGGGTGGAGATGTCATTACAGGCATTAGTTTCGATGACTGTGCGGAAGATAATACTAAAAAATGGATAAACGAAAAATGTGTGTGTATCACGGGATATGAAACTGCAATTGTTATAAAAGGAATAATCCAATGCAAAAACAGAAGTGACATCCTAAATTTTTTCG ATTCGTCAGATTGTACGATTTTCGGACATAATACATATGAAACCAGGATTGTTGCCGTTCGTAATACCTCCGATTTTTTCTTAAAcgacaaacaaaacaaagttttgaaACACTGCAAGTCAATAAATTCTGGAATTGACTTAATATACCCAGAAAAGAAGGAAATTCCTGCAAATTGGACTCTTTTTAACTCTAAAGATTCGCCGCCGCTT ATCACAATTACAAACtggaataaagaaaaatatgctGGTTACCTGTTCAGACTTAACAATGTGTGCAAGGGAATGTGTGTTGTTGCAAAGTTTGACGAAGAAG TTGAAATTAGCCGAACAACAAAgcaatcaacaacaacaacaaaaacatcttTAACAACTCAGAAAACATCAGTAAAAACAGCcgtatcaacaacaacaaacataaCTTCTGCACGAAGTGAAGAAAATAGCAGCTCTATTGATATACCATTATTAGTTGGTATAATAATTGCAGCATTGATTCTCATTCTTGTGGTATTGGGTATCGTGATTACAACAAG acggtatagaaaaacaaag GACAGGAAGAAACATAAACCACAACCAATGGAGATGGGAAATCCAGAATATGAATACGTCTCTTCAACAGCTGCAA atgtcATAATGTCCAGTGATACAACAAACCAGACG GCATCGCATGTGTACGAAAGACCGATTATTAAAGATAAACCACATCAACGACCGTCTGAACCGGTATACTTTGAAACCGAACCGGAATACCATGATGCAACAT